One Paramisgurnus dabryanus chromosome 8, PD_genome_1.1, whole genome shotgun sequence DNA window includes the following coding sequences:
- the LOC135720908 gene encoding olfactory receptor 51I2-like, producing the protein MENKTYFHFMLFENLGHIKYALFTLGFVLYCVIIILNALIILAIYLERTLHQPMYILISCMSINSVYGTAAFFPRVLSDLLSDTHTIATEACLIQGFVIYSYLANEFATLMLMAFDRFVAISKPLQYHNIINLRVITVLIFIHWTFQMLCLAIFALLTSRLTMCGNKLWKVYCNNYEIVKLSCANSLIINVWGFFMVIISGVIPLCLILYSYVEILIICQRSSSQFRSKAYQTCIPHIVILVNFSIAIICEITLSRIVNLEMPTGLSVIISLEFLVVPPILNPLVYALNFTDIRKKIICFIKAR; encoded by the coding sequence ATGGAAAATAAAACATACTTTCACTTTATGTTGTTTGAAAATCTTGGGCATATAAAATATGCTTTGTTCactttggggtttgttttaTATTGTGTGATCATAATCCTAAATGCCCTTATAATTCTTGCAATATATTTGGAAAGGACTCTACACCAGCCCATGTACATTCTGATTTCATGTATGTCCATTAACTCTGTGTATGGTACAGCTGCCTTTTTTCCAAGGGTGTTGTCTGACTTGCTGTCTGATACACACACAATCGCCACTGAAGCATGTCTCATTCAGGGTTTTGTCATTTACTCATATCTAGCAAATGAGTTTGCAACATTAATGTTAATGGCATTTGACAGATTTGTTGCAATCAGTAAACCTTTACAATACCATAACATAATTAATTTAAGGGTAAtaactgttttaatttttatacacTGGACTTTTCAAATGCTTTGTCTTGCTATATTTGCTCTATTAACTTCCAGATTGACAATGTGTGGTAACAAACTGTGGAAGGTGTACTGTAACAATTATGAAATTGTTAAGCTATCTTGTGCAAACAGTTTAATTATTAATGTTTGGGGTTTCTTTATGGTGATTATTTCTGGTGTTATCCCATTATGTTTAATATTatattcttatgttgaaattcTTATCATTTGTCAAAGAAGCTCATCACAGTTCAGAAGCAAAGCTTATCAAACTTGTATTCCACACATAGTGATTCTTGTAAATTTCTCAATTGCCATTATTTGTGAAATCACATTAAGTCGCATTGTAAATTTAGAAATGCCAACAGGGCTGTCAGTCATTATTTCACTGGAGTTCCTTGTTGTACCACCAATCCTTAACCCTCTTGTTTATGCTTTAAATTTCACTGATATtcgcaaaaaaataatttgcttTATAAAGGCAAGGTAG